The following are encoded together in the Thermoflexus hugenholtzii JAD2 genome:
- a CDS encoding branched-chain amino acid ABC transporter ATP-binding protein/permease, which produces MARRIVWGALIAGILGVTAFTLPSYFLYILSLAGIWAIAVIGLDLLTGVAGQISIGHAGFMAIGAYAVALLSLHLEAPFWLALPAAGLLNALIGLALGLPALRLSGPYLAIATLGFGVAVVEILRRWEPVTGGFMGLKVPPPALGPWSLRSDAAQYLLIGILLVFLAGIALRLIRSPFGRAWIALRDREAAAQAAGISRARYRTLAFAVSAFYAGVAGGLLAYRVGRVDPDGLTLMHSIFLVSALIVGGLASVPGAILGAVSLTVLFYLLSGLGTALGWRTEVGDVRNVLYGAALILTAMFLPGGLWRLPMYVRGRRWIPVPSRAPAGEEGWERPMVSVPQIRLRSTGGGRLEVVEVSKRFGGLQALDRVSFTVEPGEIVGLIGPNGAGKTTMLNLISRFYDPDAGAIRFEGHDLLRRRPHEIVRLGIARTFQNVEIFPALTVRENLLVGQHPQTRAGLIAVAAGWPSVRREEARLRERAEEVLEWLGLSALADRPAGSLAFGQRKWVELGRALVAQPRLLLLDEPAAGLHPAERQALQALLRGIREALGCSILLIEHDMNLVMGLCDRIVVLNFGRVIAQGTPAEVAENPLVIEAYLGERREEDAQPTALRSGEGRA; this is translated from the coding sequence ATGGCGCGGCGGATCGTCTGGGGGGCGCTCATCGCGGGGATCCTCGGGGTTACAGCCTTCACGCTGCCGAGCTATTTCCTCTACATCCTCAGTCTGGCCGGGATCTGGGCGATCGCGGTCATCGGGCTGGATCTCCTGACAGGCGTGGCGGGCCAGATCTCCATCGGCCATGCCGGCTTCATGGCCATCGGCGCGTATGCCGTGGCCTTGCTGAGCCTGCACCTCGAGGCCCCGTTCTGGCTCGCCTTGCCGGCAGCGGGCCTCCTGAACGCCCTGATCGGGCTGGCCCTGGGGCTGCCGGCTCTCCGCCTGAGCGGGCCGTATCTGGCCATCGCGACCCTGGGGTTCGGCGTCGCCGTGGTGGAGATCCTGCGGCGCTGGGAGCCGGTCACCGGCGGCTTTATGGGGTTGAAAGTTCCCCCGCCGGCCCTGGGCCCCTGGAGCCTTCGCAGCGACGCCGCCCAGTATCTCCTGATCGGGATCCTCCTGGTCTTTCTCGCCGGGATCGCCCTCCGGCTGATCCGTAGCCCTTTCGGCCGGGCCTGGATCGCCTTGCGAGATCGGGAGGCGGCGGCCCAGGCGGCCGGGATCTCCCGGGCCCGTTACCGAACTCTGGCCTTTGCCGTCAGCGCCTTTTACGCCGGGGTCGCCGGCGGGCTCCTGGCTTACCGGGTCGGCCGCGTGGACCCGGATGGGCTGACCCTTATGCACTCCATCTTTCTGGTCAGCGCCCTGATCGTGGGCGGCCTGGCCTCGGTGCCTGGCGCCATCCTGGGGGCCGTCTCCCTGACGGTCCTGTTCTATCTGCTCAGCGGCCTGGGGACCGCGCTGGGCTGGCGGACGGAGGTGGGAGACGTCCGCAATGTGCTGTATGGGGCCGCCCTGATCCTGACGGCGATGTTCCTCCCCGGGGGCCTATGGCGTCTCCCGATGTATGTGCGCGGACGCCGATGGATCCCCGTGCCCTCCAGGGCCCCGGCGGGGGAGGAAGGATGGGAGCGCCCCATGGTCTCCGTGCCCCAGATCCGCCTGAGGAGCACCGGGGGCGGGCGGCTGGAGGTCGTGGAGGTCTCCAAGCGCTTCGGGGGGTTACAGGCCCTCGACCGGGTGAGCTTCACCGTGGAGCCCGGGGAGATCGTGGGGTTGATCGGGCCGAACGGGGCCGGGAAGACCACGATGCTGAACCTGATCAGCCGCTTCTACGACCCGGACGCCGGCGCCATTCGCTTTGAGGGCCACGATCTCCTGCGCCGTCGACCCCACGAGATCGTCCGGCTGGGGATCGCCCGTACTTTCCAGAACGTGGAGATCTTCCCCGCCCTGACCGTCCGGGAGAACCTGCTGGTGGGCCAGCATCCTCAGACGCGGGCGGGTCTGATCGCGGTGGCGGCGGGCTGGCCCTCGGTGAGGCGGGAGGAAGCGCGTCTGCGGGAGCGGGCCGAGGAAGTGCTGGAGTGGCTCGGGCTATCGGCCTTGGCGGATCGCCCGGCGGGGAGCCTTGCCTTCGGCCAGCGCAAGTGGGTGGAGCTGGGCCGGGCCCTGGTGGCCCAGCCGCGCCTGCTCCTCCTCGACGAGCCGGCGGCCGGCCTGCATCCCGCGGAGCGTCAGGCCCTGCAGGCGCTGCTGCGCGGGATCCGGGAAGCCCTGGGCTGTTCCATCCTGCTGATCGAACACGACATGAACCTGGTCATGGGGCTGTGTGACCGGATCGTCGTGTTGAACTTCGGCCGGGTGATCGCCCAGGGGACTCCCGCCGAGGTGGCGGAGAACCCGCTGGTGATCGAGGCCTATCTGGGGGAGCGGCGAGAGGAGGATGCGCAGCCGACGGCGCTCCGGAGCGGGGAGGGCAGGGCATGA
- a CDS encoding ABC transporter ATP-binding protein, with the protein MSVVLSLSAVTAGYGPILALREVSLEVREGEVVALLGANGAGKTTTLRVIAGLLPTLSGSIAFEGRPLHPLPPEERVARGIVLVPEGRGIFPELTVEENLWLGAWRRRDLRAARADLERVFHLFPILRERRRQLAGTLSGGEQQMLAIGRALMAQPRLLLLDEPSLGLAPLVVRHIFEVLRAIHEAGTPLLIAEQNAHLALTLAHRAYILQNGEIRLQGEARVLRENPEVKALYLGR; encoded by the coding sequence ATGAGCGTGGTGCTCTCCCTTTCGGCGGTCACTGCCGGATACGGCCCGATCCTCGCCCTCCGGGAGGTCTCCCTGGAGGTCCGGGAGGGGGAGGTGGTGGCCCTGCTGGGGGCGAACGGGGCGGGGAAGACGACCACCCTGCGGGTGATCGCCGGCCTCCTGCCGACCTTGTCCGGCTCGATCGCCTTTGAAGGGCGTCCCCTTCATCCCCTGCCGCCCGAGGAGCGGGTGGCGCGGGGGATCGTGCTGGTGCCGGAGGGCCGGGGGATCTTCCCGGAGCTCACGGTGGAGGAGAACCTGTGGCTGGGGGCGTGGCGCCGTCGGGATCTCCGGGCGGCGCGGGCGGACCTGGAGCGGGTGTTCCACCTGTTCCCGATCCTCCGGGAGCGCCGGAGGCAGCTCGCCGGCACCCTTTCGGGCGGGGAGCAGCAAATGCTCGCCATCGGGCGGGCCCTGATGGCCCAGCCGCGCCTGTTGTTGCTCGATGAGCCCTCCCTGGGGCTGGCGCCGCTGGTGGTCCGCCACATCTTCGAGGTCCTGCGGGCCATCCACGAGGCCGGGACCCCGCTGCTGATCGCCGAGCAGAACGCGCATCTGGCCCTGACCCTGGCCCATCGGGCCTACATCCTCCAGAACGGAGAGATCCGCCTTCAGGGAGAAGCCCGCGTCCTCCGGGAGAACCCGGAGGTCAAAGCGCTGTATCTCGGCCGTTGA